The genome window taagcgaattcttaggtatttggttgctacgccttgcttcgggatctggtatccaaagggatctATCTttaacttaattggatattcagacttcgattatgttggatgcaaggttgataggaagagtacatcagggacatgccaattcctaggaaggtccctggtgtcttggagttcaaagaaacaaacattcgttgccctatccacagctgaggccgagtatgttgccgcaggatagtgttgcgcgcaactactttggatgaggcaaaccctcagggactttggctacaatctgagcaaagtcccactcctatgtgacaatgagagtgcaatccgcatggcggataatcctgttgaacacagccgcactaagcacatagacatccggcatcactttctgagggaccaccagcaaaagggagatatcgaggtgtaccatattaacaccgagaaccagctagccgatatcttcaccaagcctttagatgagaaaaggttttgcaggttgcatagtgagctaaatgtcttagattcgcgtaacttggattgatctatagcatacatgtgttctatgcctttgattatGCTACTTTATGCATTTCAATCCattattgtttatttgtggtgctcaagttgtacacatgatctccggacctcacaagtccatttgcaagtgatgcacttatttagggggagatatgctacaacttgaccctttgagactaacctttgtgtttgattattcctgatgtagtctcaaaggtgcattgaaagggaaaatggacttggacgttgcaaagacttccactgcactccggtattggtgtatttacttccaagttcatacttatgctcttattgcctttttgctcttaattgacaattttggtgaggcaatggggttaaagggccaaagatgatcccgttttggtgcttaatgccaaagggggagaaattaaggccaaagcaaatggatcagctaccacttgtgaattttgaaaacaatagagttagaacttttgatttgtccacttgtgaattttgaaaacaatagagttagaacttttgatttgtccaaaatactcttattgcaaaatttagtctcttgtgggggagaatttttgatcatgggaaaaagggggagtttttggcacttgatcaatttcactcctggattatctctctttgtgcccaaacaactgagtttgacttagataggaaaatgaatttgatttgcaaaaacaaaccaactggtggcaaagaatgatccaaatatgtcaaaacttgtgcaaagacaattttgttctcaattgcattgatgttgcacttcttttggttgcttttggatgtgttggcataaatcaccaaaaagggggagattgaaagggaaatgtgcccttgggcaatttctattatgttttggtgattaagtgcacaacacatttaattaagttcttatgtgctaaatgaagaaagAAGTGTAAATCATATTactaggtacgtttctagacttagtatattgttttgagtactaacatattttgtccaagtactagaaacaggaagaaaagaaaccaaaaagacttggctcggtgcagccaaaactcagctcagtctggcacaccagactgtcaggtgcgccaggctggtttccggtgaacaggccgctctcgggaaaagtttggcggcgtacggctataattcaccggactgtctggtggtgcaccggactgtccggtgagccaacggtcgccagcgcaacggtcggccgcgcaatccgcgggcgacgcgtggcccgctccaacggtcggcagggggcaccggactgtccggtgtgcactggacagtgtccggtgcgccaactggcctggaggtgcaacggtcgtctgcaccagaaaaggaaggagatcagcaccgcaccgtctacagtgactgtccggtggcgcaccggactgtccggtgtgccactcgacagaaggcaaggatagccttccttgttgatcttcaacggctcctagctgccttggggctataaaagggacccctaggcgcatggaggagctacccaagcattcactaagcatcataagactccaagactccaacttcacgcatttgattctttgtgttagcgttttgagctccatttgagttgtgaactccgtgtgtttcatttcgagctcaagtcgtgacttgtgtgcgtggttgtgctgcgtatttgagtcttgtgtgtgttgctcttcccaaccttactcttgtgtgttctttgtgatcaatcttgtaagggcgataggctccaacttgtggagattcctcgcaaacaggaagaaGACTATAagcaagaaagtcgtggtattcaagttgatcattggatcacttgaaaggggttgagtgcaaccctcgtccattgggacgccacaacgtggaagtaggcaagtgttacttggccgaaccacgggataaaatcgcgtgtctcttgtgttgctcctctctgtgattatttgtgttcgcaagagctcgtttCAAACTACTTAGTCAtactaacacttataactaagttttgtggctattagtatttgatttttacaagatcacctattcaccccccccctctaggtgctctcacaagcacactctaagcatcctaagacttctAGACTTCGCTTTCACGCAATcagatcatcgttcttgagatttgagcactatttgagttgtaaactcctcgcgctgtgtttgtgtgctcacgttctcacttgtgtgcgtggttgtgctgtgattttgagtcttgtatgtgttgctctccccaaccttactctgtgctttctttgtgatctcaattgtaagggcgagagactccaaattgtagagattcctcgcaaacgggaaaagatacaaaaagaaaagaccgtggtattcaagttgatctttggatcgcttgaaatgggttgagtgcaaccctcgtccattgggacgccacaacgtggaagtaggcaagtgtcacttggccgaaccacgggataaaaatagtGTGTCTCGTGTATtgcttattgtgattgctttgttcgcacgAGTGCGTTCCTTAGtcacttgatttcactaacacctTGAAATTCAAGTTTGttgctatttagtgtttaattttataggatcacctattcacccccctctccctctaggtgctctcagttaggcttccttccccttaagtgtgtgaccctataggttcacgtacatatAGGCATGGCCCAAGTAttgttacttggcccaataattgacagtgacctctagcaagacatgtcaactcctatgtgcacgTAAAGATCATCTCAGACAAACCATCACAACATTACGTACAtaatgttccctttgtctcacgatatttgggttggctctaagctgacctctctttctcgatactgtgaattgaaaTCCTTTCATTTGTTAACACTTAACCCTAGCAgaaccatgcatttcttgatccaatcactcgagggacccagagatatctctctcaagaagagagggacaaattccatcttgactgaccatgcctcacagcatgcttcctgacaaacccaaaactacattTATAACTACTTAGTTACGGAGTAGCATTTGATAGTCcccaagtaagtcaattcacatcttgagaacatgtgaCAATCTCAGTTCTAAGGACACAGTATACATGTtgaaaaaagagaactatattacaatatctcacgttgggtcggtctagCCTTATGTCATACAtgtgcccacattattagttttacATCTCCATAtctatgacttgtgaaatgtagtcatcaactaatacatgtgctagtcatcgactctaactatggacatcatttagaataaccatacaagtaaagaatctcacaaacaattcacataattattaatcaatacaaggtgcctttcatggatattcaattaaacaatatatatatatagagagagagagagatagagagagagagatacaaAAAAAATAttgcatctctatgattatctctagggcatatttctaatagatactccctccgtttttaTTTGTCAtggtttagtttaaaaataaactagggGCAACAAAGATTTAAGAATGGAGGTAGTATTATTTAAATCTTCTTGTAATTGAAGAAAAACTTGATTAGCAATGAGAATAACATATCGTTTAAAATGTTCTTGTGATTTGTGGCACGTTTTGATCAATATTTTATAcaaaataatatttttatttataaTATATATATTATAAATAAATTTTGAGGCCCTAGAATCTTAGGGGCCTGTGCGGTCACGCAGTCCGCACAGGCCCCGAGACACCCCTGGTCGTTACAGCGCTAGCGGATCCTACAGCACTTCGCTAGATGCGGGGGTGGCAGTCGGCCCCTCTTGACTCGATTTCAGTGCATGCAGGTATTTATTAGTTGTGTAAAAATAGTAATAAATAATAAATAATTATGAAAAATATGTTTTATGAAAGTAGTGGGTATaggggaaaaatttagggggCCCTTACACAAGGTGGAGATATAAGATTGTCTGCAACGAGTCCCCCTAAATTCGGCCCCATATCCTACTTTTACGCCACGTCACCCAGATGCCACCTTCTAGTTTTCTCCCTCCCGCAGCGATTTTCCCTAAATTCTCCCATATACCCACTAtaaccataaaatatcattttccatATCTATTCATCATCCTTTATATATTTTCCCCAACTCATAAATACTAATGTGCAAGCAAATCGACGCAAGGGGAGGCTCACTGTGGCGGGATAGTGGGATCACTGTTCGTTCCCCTTATGACTGTATCATGTAGAGGAGCACATAGGGCGTGGCGTTGCGGTTTGTAGCGTTGTATTGTTTGCCACTGTAGTAGCATAGGGGGAGGGGCGCGATGCAGTTAGGGAGCGAGTTTGCTGATGTAGCGAGATAGTGGGATATAGTGAACAAATATAGAGGAGACTGTTGAAGAGAATCTCAATTGGCTGCAGCCGTCTCCACCGCTCGCCCCCTCCCCTCCAACTAGCGGCTACAGGAGCCCATTTGATATCGCAACGGCACCCCCTTCCGGGCCCTCTAAACAGATGTAGTTGTCTCTCTCCCAACTGTCATATGGTGTCTCCAATCACTGTTTACGCATGTTTTTGTGCCtgtgagtaattgttagtagacaaAAAAAAAATGATAATGGATAAAAAGAAAGGTATGAcatgatattttatggttgtagtggTGTATAGAGAGATTGTTTAGAGGGAACCACTGTTGGACATGAAAAAATAGGTGAAATCTTGATAGTGTaaaagtgcatatagagaaagaaATTTAGAGAAACCTGTGCACTCTTTTTTGATCGGCTAGCACACTACGACACTTATACCAAGAAAGCTTCTTTGTTTTCACCTAGCAGGTCTGCTTGGTTGTTTGGACGGGCTCCTAGGCCAGGTCAGCCAGTGCAAATGAAGGGCATTGGCCTTCGGGGGGGCAGGCAACGAAACCTTTTGCAGATGGGTTTTTCGAAGACAGCCAGATTAAAAAGGGCGATCTCTTGCTCTGGGTGTTTTATCCCGCGCGCCACCACAGTCTGACTCGCTGTGCTCCGGAGCCGGAAGTGTCCCTCAAAGCGCAAAGGGCGCACTGGCGGATCGCGTAGTGCCTTCGTCTCTTTCCCGCATCGGAAACAATTCCTCCAGTGCTGCCGCGCCCAAGCTAGCCTCGCTGCTCTCGATCGGCGCTACAATTATTCCTTGCTCCCCAGTCCCCACCGATGCAATCTCCTTCTCCACCCGCGGCGCCAAAGCACGGAGGTATTTCATCGCAGATGTATAAAAAGAAGCAAATAATACTACTGTTGAGAAGAAATTGGTAAGATTTGCGTTGTGAAGGGCCTTGTATCTGCCTCTTAACTCGAAATTGAATTTGGCATCAAAACATTCGCCTTATTTTCCCGCCAACAATGCAGAAGCAAACAGCTTTTAGAAATCAATTTAGCCTCGACCGTAGTAAAACAAGGCCGAGCAATATGCTCAAATGTTCCCACTCAGGTTTACCCACTCCGGACAACCTGCAACGCAGACCATTCCCGAGGAACTTAAAAAACCAAACCAATCAGGAATGCCTTACAGTAGCCAGATATAATTAAACGACGCACAACCTAGAGTAGCGTTCTCAAGAACCCACGCTCTAATGTTCGACGATTATATAATCCTTGTTACAGACCCTGCGATATTGATAGCCATGGTTCACTTGGGAATATAATGCTCAGCCCATCTCCCTTCGAAATCTTGAGTTTATTGGACTCACCACAAACCATTATATCCCACGTGGAGTCGACCAGACTACATTTGTCACGACAAGCCAATGCCAAGCCCATCACTGAGGGAATTAACACCCTTTCGATCAAAGACTGCAAAAGAGGAATACCAGGACCGTAAATCCTTAGCAGAATCAATGAACCGTAAAACATTCTATGATGAGCATGGTATGGCTGGGAGAACCTGTATCAGTTGAAGTTCAGACCACCAGCAGCAGGAGGGTTGCCACCTTGGTTAAAGTCAAAAACAGCAGGAGCAGCTTCCCCGGCAGTAGCCATTGCGTCATCTTCCTCCTCCATCCAGTATGTCTCAAGAAGCTTCACAGCCTTTTCATAGATTTCATTGTTATCGTGGCTCTGTAGGTTCTCGATCTTTTCCAGGCCTTCCGCTTCATCGATCATCTGAGCTAAGACATTAGTGTCACCTGTTGCACCCATGGTCTTGTCATGCTGCCCTACTTTAAGAATATTCTCCAGACCCTCCAGACAAACTGTTACAATTCTCGGATCAGGGCAGACAAGAAGGTCACACAATGGCTTGATGCAGCCCTCAGACACCAAGTACCTATGCAAGACAAAACATGAGTTCTAAATTCCGTTCAAAGGTGACATACATAAGTTGCATTGCACACAACTGCACAAGCCAAAAGGCAGTGCAGCAAGTCAAGGTAGTATACTTGATTTGCTCATGAGAACCACCAGAGGTAGCATTTGAGATGGCCCAAGCAGCCTCCTTCTTGATATCAAACTCTGCTGTTTGAAGCAGTTGCAACAAAGGAGCGATGATACCGGCACTTATGACAGCCTAAAAATTGAGTACAGCAAAGCGAGTAATCAATTACTAACATTTTTTGAACACATGAAGCAAAGAAGCATGTAGTGAGAAAATATAAATTATTAATAGTGACAGCCGAACAAGTTTTAATTTACAGATGTACTAACTAATGACACTAAGATATGAAAGAACACTGCGCTAACAAGAGGTTATGTGGTGCTAATTCCAGTCAAGAAATATGTGCTGTGTACACCCACTTGCAacactcatttgcatcataaccaCTGGACTAGAAAAATTTGATGTCATCCACTTAGTAACTGTAAAAACAAATTAGTAGAAATGTGGCATAGGACTTTCTGTATGTTACCTGTATCTGATCTTTGTTTCCAGCAGTAATATTTGAAATAGTCCAGCATGCCTCTTTCTTAATGCTTTTCTTGTGGTTCTGCGTCAACAGATTCAGGAGGCGGGGaagagcttgatgatcaataataCACTGCAAAAGATAGAATAAAAATCAATAAAGTGGTACATAGTCACAAGTAACTTTCATGGTGCTTCATTAAATGCTTGTGACAGTGCATTAGTTCATCTGGTACCACAACATTAACAAAAAATCAGAATCACTTATGTTTGGAACATGTGATGTGATGAAATATAGCATGACCCATAATAAATAATCATATCCACACAAATTTAGCTCTGATAACTAATTGCATAAAGTTTGCCGGACATAGAAGAAAGCCACCAAACTTGAAATCCCACCTGAGTTTGCAAATCATCTCCAGTGACAATATTCCCAACAGTTCGTAGAGCAGGTATAAGCACCGATGGTGATGGATGGCTGCATGTGGTATCAGCACACATCATATACAAGATTAAAAAAACTGGTGCAAACAACAAAAACTATCGAAGTAATCAACATGAAGTTGTTACACATCATTTTCACATACAGGAGAAGCTCCACGAGCCGGGGGCAAACACCAGCTTCAATCACAGCCTGGATCTTATCATTAGTGCCGTCAGATAAGTATGACAGGGCCCAGCATGCATCAGTGAGAACTTCCTCGTCGTTGGAATGGATAAGTCGTGCAAGTGCTGGCAGAGCAGGCTTAGTCTATAACAGCCAAAGATAAACATGTTTAGTTAGTTACCACAGTTACAGAAAAGCAGTTAAAAGAAGTCTTGTTTAAAACCTGATCAAATGATGGCTGTGGTTTTCCCCTGCAGAAGTTAGACAAAGTCCAGGTGGCATTCCGCAGCATGGAGAGCTTAACATGCTCATTCAACTGGGCTAGCAGAGGCATCAACGCACCATTGGCGAGAACAAGGTCGCGGCACTTCGGAGAATCGCCAGCAACATTACCCAAAGCCCACACAGCCTTTTAATTGTTTTAAAACAGAGAAAATGCATTACTGTCACATCACACACTCCTAAATAGCAAATAAAAAGCAAGAAAGCCAAAAGACTGAATAAATACCTGCTCACGAACATCATCACTACCAGACCCAAGAAGCTTCACAAATATAGGAACAGCCCCATGGTCAATAACAGCCTTTGTATTTTCTGAAGTGCCAGAAGCAATATTTGTGAGAGCCCATGCGGCTTCAAACTACAAAAGAATTATAAAGCTCATGAGAAATTCATTTTCATCCAGCGACAACGGGGTCATGGTTACTAAAAAATCGCTTAAGCACCTTTTAAGCGCCAAAACGCTGCTAAGTGTTAGTGTGTTTCACGAAAAAGAGTAAAGCGTCTGTTTTAAGCGCTAGTTTAGACGTTTAAACACTATGGGCCGTGAAAAGCCACGCTTTACCGCTTTAAGGAGGTCCAGCTCCAGCCTAGCCCGTCAGGCGTCATCCGCCATCCACCCGCTGCCTCTGTGCCACTGCGCTTATCATTTGCCACAGCGCCGTCGCCGCCTCCCCTGCGCTGACATCCGCCGCGGCCATCCATCGCCGTCGGTAAGCCCTCATCTGCCGCCTCCCGCCTGCCCTGCTCTCAGCTCAACGAGCTCGTCCAAGTCTGTGCCTCCCctgctcgcccccccccccccccccccgcctccCATGCTCGGCTGCTCTCATCCACCTGCCCGCCTGCCCTGCAGTGCCCTCATCCTCCTCCCCTGCTCTCATCCGCCTCCCCTGCTCCCATCCAGATCGTCTGATTTGCTCTGATCTTTGCAGTTGCAGAGTGAAATGGCAAGCAATAATGATGTGAATGCATCTGTAGCTGTCAGAAGTGATGGCTATGATCCTTTAAAGGATCCAACAAGGAAGAGAGATTGAGATGATGGTTACTAGTATTGATGATTTGGATGATGGTTACTGAGAGATCATAGATGGAAGGGAAAATGAGAGTGA of Zea mays cultivar B73 chromosome 8, Zm-B73-REFERENCE-NAM-5.0, whole genome shotgun sequence contains these proteins:
- the LOC100282153 gene encoding Importin subunit alpha-1a; the protein is MSLRPSERVEVRRNRYKVAVDAEEGRRRREDNMVEIRKSRREESLLKRRREGLQAQVPAPPSGVEKKLESLPAMVSGVYSDDNNLQLEATTQFRKLLSIERSPPIEEVIKTGVVPRFVQSLTREDFPQLQFEAAWALTNIASGTSENTKAVIDHGAVPIFVKLLGSGSDDVREQAVWALGNVAGDSPKCRDLVLANGALMPLLAQLNEHVKLSMLRNATWTLSNFCRGKPQPSFDQTKPALPALARLIHSNDEEVLTDACWALSYLSDGTNDKIQAVIEAGVCPRLVELLLHPSPSVLIPALRTVGNIVTGDDLQTQCIIDHQALPRLLNLLTQNHKKSIKKEACWTISNITAGNKDQIQAVISAGIIAPLLQLLQTAEFDIKKEAAWAISNATSGGSHEQIKYLVSEGCIKPLCDLLVCPDPRIVTVCLEGLENILKVGQHDKTMGATGDTNVLAQMIDEAEGLEKIENLQSHDNNEIYEKAVKLLETYWMEEEDDAMATAGEAAPAVFDFNQGGNPPAAGGLNFN